The Hydra vulgaris chromosome 05, alternate assembly HydraT2T_AEP genome includes the window tttattttctaccacttacaaattttttttgaaataaacgaatatatataaatactgtCGGTGTGGAATCGACTTACCATGACCCGTATTACACGAATCATGGTAACTTCATTACTCCACATATTTTTAACTctaattcaaaatgttttttaatctttttaaacagATTGTAATTAATTAACACATTTCAAGCGggtattctaaatattttttagaataccCGCCTTGGGTACTAATATCCGAATCGCTGATAAATAGCGGCTCGAGCAACGAGCACCGAAgcgttttaaatttatttaaaaggaataatgttataaattatttttttatgcaaaggTAGATAATAGTTTTTCTACCTCTTACTAAGAAGATTAaagtaaggaataagtatagaaatggtcgGTGTATGATAGACTTACTAAGatccgtattttacgggtccgaGCAGcaactatatataattattattaaaatgccataagataaaataaataaagtgatTAAAGTTTCTAGCAATTTCTGCGGCCAGCTTGACGCAAACAAATTACATTCCTCCTTAATCCTTCAGGATAACATCCTTGGTCCTTCAGGATAACGTTTAGGAGGTGTTCATCATTCTTGATTGCTTCGAGGTAGGAGCGCAACGATATTTTGAATCTTACTCTCGGCCGCTGAGCGATCAGCACTCTCTGTATTTGTCACCACATTTTGACTATCATCAAAGTGTTCAACATCTTTTGCCAAATCATAATCACTAACTTCTTTTTTCGTTCTTTTACTTATTTGACCATGCTGTATTACACTTCTTGGTCTGTCGCGCTTCACACGGCGCAGTATTCTGTTCATCCTGCTCCAATACACCTTGAGTAATGGTACTCAGACGCCACTTGTTAACCTTGGGTGGTTTTAGCCAAACGCGTTTTCTATAATGTGAATTTCAAAAAAGCGTAAGCTGTTTAATCTAAGGTAATGATACCCTCTGTAATGAGTTATATCCGTGCCTCGTATTTTCTAATTTCATCTAACTTCTAATTTTTGGTGTGTCCACGCAACACGTACTGATCTATTGATTGACAGGAATCACTTTCTTAAAcgatcttatataaaaaaaacttcatctGTTGCAGACGGAAACTGCAACTCCAAACAAACCATACATTTTGTCACTCATATCTATTCGTTTATTTCCAGAATTGATAGTTTATTTGTCACGGCAACTCCAACACTATTTACAAAGCTATCAAGTTTCAACATTTTTCATGCACCAACTAGGTACTCTTGTTAATAAATCGACTAGATTGTCTTTTGATGATATCAGGTTCAAGTCAACCTCTTAGTTGTAATTGTCAACTAACTCTGGAAACACCTTTAATTTTTGCTGTAATAATAATTGACTTGACAGTTTTGTCTGAAGTTCAAAGTCAAAAGCATCAGAAGTTTAGTAAAAGACCAATATCGAGTCTGTGAGCAatcaagttttttgagtttCCATGCAAAAGCCATATTGATTTCAAGCAAGACGGCGCCCAATTTAGTcatgtttatacaattttcaGATTGGTCTTAACGCAACCATGCTGTCACTTCAACAATGGCTCTACCATTTTGGACAAAAGCTCCTAACGCTTAGGAACTAGCATccattcaaattttaatttcgtTGCTTCGTACTTCACATTCTTAGCAAACAAGTACACTTTTCTCTAACTTTTTAGCACTTCCTCCAGCACACACTACACTATTTCATTATGATTTTCACTACCCTATCCACTCGTTAAAGAAATTGCCTTTTGCCTGACGAGGCTTCAAACGACACGCAACCAACTGCAAACCAGCAAATGGCTCACAAATTGTCCATAATACACTGTTGAAAAACACTGTTGTTCTTGATAGCTTCCGCGGGATTTCGCCAATTTGATTTCTCCAACTACATCATTTTTTcttcaacctttttttttaggcCGTTCTTCAAAAAGTGCTTTTTGATATAATTCATAGTCACtacattttcattaataaaaacactatccatgtattttgatttctttttcccCACATTTTTATCTTGTTTGACAACGACATTTAATACTGACTTCATAATCATCAGTTAAACATTAGCTTAGAGTTCGAATCTAAGCCGCCTCACACAGTACTGTTTGTTATGAAAGATTGCTATTTGATACAATCACTTAATCTCATCCGCTACCAGCTGGAAATATACTTTGCGCAGGTTGATGATTGCTGGTCTGTCATCTACTATCTCCACTGCCTCAATTTCTCATCAGTGACAGCTCAAAAAGCAGTCACTTTTTTCGAAGTCAATTAAATcaagtttagataaaaaattaagtcatggaaatgattttttttacgaTTCTACCACCAACTATAAATTTTGATGTATCAAATAATAATGAACAAAGTAAATAGATCATcgcataaaaatttttgatgacCATTTTTTGATCATAAATTgtccagaattttttttcagtttccaTAAGTTGCGTTTTCACTTACTGGCAGAGTTGCCTAGCTTTTATGGATTCAAatcttttctaataaataaagaGATATTAGTTCATTGTAGTAACTATCGTAATAAAAATCACTTAATCCAACTTTATAACTCTTTTATCCAcagttacataaattatgcTAACACTGCTTGGGGGAGTACTGTCGAAAGTaagttacaacttttttatcGTCACTAAAAACATTCGATCGGCATAATTAACTATGCTGATCGTTTTACACATACAAAACCCATTTTTACTGAAAtgagattattaaattgtatttaaagttttatgttatgtatatttatgaagaaataatttaagaGAGAAATCCCCTaccacttttaataatattttcaaactcaAACCTAACAACAAATATGAAATGAgaaacattcattttttaaacgaGCCGTTTTGTCCAGTGGTGGATCTAGGAATTTTGCCGCCCGAGGAAAAATAGTGAAATTGGCGTTCTTCCCCTCCCCTCCCTACTTCCCTTATCCCTtcgcaaacaaaaaaattaatattcctTTAAAGTGAATAAGTgacaagtaaataaataaaaatacattacacatttattattacaatatatttagtAGCATACAGTCAATAGAGCACAGGTATTTCagctaaaattgtatttttcttgattttataATTGCCAAATCCTGAAGGATATTACAGAAATCAATTTCAGAAGCAAATTTATGCTCAATAGACAAAAGTGCAAGGTTTGACAATCTTTCCTATGACATTGTAGAACGCAAATAcgatttaattagttttaacttaATGAAAGATCGATCACATGATGCAACTGAGATTGGTAAAGTTATAAATATCTGTAAAGCAGTAGCTAAAGTCTTATATGATTCTAGTCCCAAAGATGAAGTGTAGGTAAGAAGTCCTATTGGAGAGAAGTCCATTTTTTCTTGCAGTTTAGCTCTTCTAAGAGAGACAATAATATCTTTAAAGTCATCAAAAAGTTCTTGCCATTAAGATCGTTAGAGTACCAAGAGGCGAAatcaaaacatttcttttgaagGCTTTccatttttactatattaatatTCCCAATTTAGTATGTTAATGACAGATTCTATGGTGCACAGAAAACCAAATCGTTCATTTAAAACTCTTAACTGTTAAAATCGGCTAGAAATTTCAATATCAAGTTTGTCCAACATATCTTTCATATATCGATCCATTTCTTGCTGAGTATTTCAACCAGCATCTGAAGCAGTTTCTACTGACATAACACGCCTTTTTTGAATTCTACGTTCCACGGTAATACACTATTTTTTACACATTTCCTCAGCTTTTGTAATGGATAAATTGCCTAGTCCATTTCtccaaatttcaattttatcagtCAAAGCTCCCAATTGAATTAAAGCTTAGTTGAAAGTAATTACTTTACTTTGTAAGCACTTTTGAATTCGGTTAATTGAAGGAAGTATTTCAGACCAGAAGTACAAAAGAGCCACAAACTCAAATCTTCGAATGGCAGAAAGAATAAGTTCAGCATCACCTCGTGAGTCAAACGTTTCTCCAGAAGCATCACGTAACATTTCCAAAGCTGCCAACACCTCCTCAAGTTGAGTTGATATGGCGGTAACTGCAGCTGCTTTTGAACTCCATCTTGTATCTGAATGGCTTTTTACTGTTATTTCACATATTCCTTCAAAAATTCCCATCTATGAATTGATGATGAGAAAAAAACAGATAATTTTCCCAATGTGCCAAAAAAAGTAACAGCTTGACTATTTACATGTGTAGCATGGACTCCAACCAAACTTAAAGAGTGGTTATTGCAAGGGACAAACATTGCTAATGAATTCAAGTCTAATATTCGTTTTTGAACTCCAGAATTATCTCCTGCCATAGTTGCTTGATTATCATAGGATTGGCCCCTTCAGTCTAGAAAATTCAATCCATCTAAATTAAGCTTTTTTGCTATTTCCGTTGTAATCGCTTCAGCCGATTTACCATGAATTTGAAAGAAGTCTAAAAAAGCTTCTTTCACTGCGACTATGCCTCTTTCAATATCAACATATCTAATAATTTGAGACATTTGTTCAACATGTGATGAATCAGGAGTGGTATCAAAAATGATGCTGTAATACTTCGCATTTTTTACATTAAGTATTATTGATTTACGTACTTTTGATCCTAGCAGGTTAATTAGTTCATTTTGAGTTCCATGAGagaaatatgataaaaaacCAGATTTTGAGCTGACTGATTCTAAATGTTCTTTCATGAATGGGTCAAATTTGGATAGAAACTTCATAAGAGCAAGGAAATTTCCAGAGTTTTCACCTGATTGTAGAGACTCATTACGACCTCTTAATGCTAAATTTTGCTGGGCAAGCATTTGAATTGCTGCAGTAACACGCTCTAGAACTTGCTTTCATTTTTGAGCAGCTCTAATGACTTGAATCTGAAGCTGATCATCAATTAGTCCACCATTTTTGAAGCCTCTTTCCAATTCTTTCCACTTTAAAAATGCCGAACGATGAGCGGAGCTTCCTTCATGACTTGGAATTCGTGGATTAACCTTTTTCGAGTGTGAAAATCCTTTTTCAAGATCAAAGCTGCTTCTTGTAGATGAATTAGATTCTCGATTAAATAGGCAGCAGCAAAACAAGACATTTTTTGTAGGAGAATAACATAACCATGTTCATAAGACTTTTTGTCCATAGTGAAGTGTACGTGAAAACCATTTCTTAGACAATGttctctttttttcttcatcagtTGGGTAAGAGAAGTTTTGATTTTGCAATTTCTCTGTTCCATTTTCTACCATTGGATCTCGAAAAGATGAGAAAATTGTAATTGGCCATAATCCAATACCATGATGAGacttgttttttcttaattctttgACTTAATCGTAATTATCTTTTTCTATGTCTGCATGAAACTCTTGCAAAATTCCATTATGACACACTTCTATTTCTTGTTTTACttctaaaataatttctgtAGAAACTGTGTTACTTTAAGCTGAGATGCCAGTCAATACAGCAGAGGTTGATGCAGTACTTGTAGAAGAAACTGCGCTTGAAGGAGTAACATTGGTATTTGTTGAAGCAActacaaaataaacaaactatatattttttaatagtattaacaagtttatttttacattagtCATTTTTACCTTCTgacaaatgttgttttttttacaaatgtttccATGAAAGATTTGGATGAAGCAtctttttttgctctttttgcAGCACTTTTTCTGCTTTGAGATCCACTTGCCTTCtgtcttttcatttttagaaatgattttttctCACTTCTTAATCTTCTTTTgcagttttgtttttctattcttCAATTTGCgcgattttgtttgttttgatcgTAGTAAACTTAATAAGCGAACCTCAAACCAGTTGAGATCTCAGAACTGCCATACTATCAAACATGCTCTTCATatataagtgaaaaaaataatagattttaaaaataattttaattaaaaaaattatttaaaaaataaaattatcagtgaaaataaaataaaaatacttcaaaattgtatttttctttcaatGGTCAATTTGGCGCCCCTGCCAATTTGGTGCCCGGGGCGGCTGCCCCCTTCGCCCCACCCACGATCCGCCTATGGttttgtcacacaaaatttaatcaattttgcattgtTTAACGTGAACTCCACCTATGGAATAATATTGTTCTGCGGAATTTCGATCTACCAACTTCCTTTCAAgcttaatctaaaaaaatgtatttattcaCTTGATAATATATTCAAATACTTCTAATACTTTGAAAATTGTGATTCAACTTggattttattagttttttattttagtttttactttattttttattatgttatacttgtctttattttgcttgtttgtattttataaggttttaaCGACGAGATCTTGTAATCTTCGTTCAGATCCTAGTTTATGTTTAATTGTTAGCAGTTTATGTTTGTGCGCATCTTTTCATTTGTAAGggtatatatgcttatattaatatatgtgagtgtttttcttattttgaaaagtaattttttcataaaaaaagtttaagttataGCAGAAGAAAATGAAGGAAAACTTTGTTGTATAAACTTTGTTAGCAACTTTGAAGCAAACACGCACgcaaaaatcattcaaaaaggaaaagaaaatatatatgtaaaaaataaaaaaagaacttcgaactttttttttttaaaaagtacacttcataaacctaaataaaaaaaaaaaaaaaagttaattgtatttatttttcgtCCTCGTTTGATACCTAGTCATTTAATATATTacatctatttttaatattatgtttttataaacttatttattattgatttatttttatttattattgttttagtatctttattaacaatattattattggtaACAGTTAAcagtagttttattattattagtatatattattaatatagtatagatatttttatagtattactagtttttttatattcgatattttttgttgtcatagttacttttaatattagttCGTGGtttgtcaaattttaatttattttgattgtgtGGTTTTATAACCGTTAGCTTTTAGTTACCTTTTGTGTTAatcattttttctattatttttcttatttctttatattgttatgaaaattattttcgaTTATTCACGCCAACGGTTACccaagttttaaattattaattttactctGCATTTTTTTCTGCAATCTCTTTTTTACACTTTAGTCGCTTTAACTAGTTAATACTGCATGTACATACTTTTTTCTAAAGATTATGGCATTTAAATCTCTCTGCAAAACTTGGCATAAAAATATAACTGATAATTAAAGTGCCATCCAATGTGATCTGTGTAACTCATGGGTCCATGCGAAGTGTACCCATATTGATGCATACTCTTATATTCTTCTTTTAAATGACGCGTCagatttgtattatattatattaagagTATGGCCTTTAGCTCGATTTCCAACTTGTAGCTTAAGTCAACATTATTATGCATAGGTCACAGTGAATCTAACCCTGTTTCTACATATCTTGATTCTTTAACATCTTTCTCACTAAACCCTTCTATAATTTTACCATCACGCATAACGGCTACATCAAAAACGCTCATTGATAACATATTCAGGAGCTTTCATTCAACTGATCAATACTCAGGTAACCTTACGATTTCAATTTCAGACCACATGGCACAATTTATTTGCATTCCTGGCATACCCAACCACCccaaaaaagtatatacttaCAGACGatgcttaaaaagaaatttctgaTATCAACTGGGAACTCTCCATTAAAAAAGATGATGATGTTAATAAatccataatttttattttaaaaacatttgataaaatCTTAGACCAACACGTTCCTTACAAAATACTAACCAACcaacaaattaaactaaaatcaaaacctTGGATTACGTATGGAATACTTAAATctcagttaaaaataaactttataaaagctttttataaactttataaaaaaatcaaaaaatatttataagaaaaacgaattgttttcaaaatttaaattttatagaaacaaaatttccaatttattaaaatttagcaaaaaaacataCTATATTacgtattttaataataatgtgaaTAGTGTTAAAAACACCTGGAAGggaataaaagaaatcattaatattAGACCTTCTACACACAATGCatcttttaaacttaaattgaaCGAAAATCTTATCACTGATCACACTGCCGtatctaatatatttaataactcttttAGCACTATACATAACAAACTACTTAGCAAAGCCATACCCCCAAAACGCGTATTTAGTGactttcttaacattttaaatgctaaatcgttttttattaatcctgtaactgaaaatgaaataactgGTCTCATTACAAACACGCTCAAACCTGAAAAAAGTCTTGGTCCAAATAGCGTACCTACATTCCTTCTTAAACTAGTCCAACACATTACTTCAAAGTCTCACTGTACTGTtataaataactcatttaaaagtGGCATTTTcccagatatttttaaagttgccaaagttattccaatatttaaaaaagactcTCTGCTAGATTTCACCAATTAATGACCCATCTCCTTGCTTTCTAATATAGGTAAACTCTTTGAGAAGGCAATGCAAAATAGACTCTAAgcttttcttgaaaaatttaaatgcttttacacCCATCATTATGAATTTCGTGCCAACCACTCCACAACTCATGCTCTCATTGATATGACTGAACTGATTAGAAAAGCAATTggtgataaatatttttcatgtgGTGTATTTGTCGATTTACAGAAAGCGTATGATACAGTAGATCATtcaaatttgttgaaaaaatttgaatattataGGATCAGAGGCGTACCCCTTAAATAGTTTActacatatttaaacaatagaaCACAACTTGTTTCAATTAATGACTAAAAATCTACCTTTGTAAAATGTTCTAATGGTCTTCCACAGGCTTCAATATTGGGACCACTGCTTTTCcttctttttattaatgattttcaTACATCCATTAAGTTTGCTATTGTTTACCACTTTGTTGATGATACTAATCTAATGCTACTTAATAAATCCCTTAAAAGAATTAACAAACACATCAATCATGATCTTGCCTATCTAGTTCAGTGGCTTCGCTCcaacaaacttttttctaaactctaataaaactgaactcattatctttaaatcaaattaaaaaaaaacttataaactttaGATTAAGTGGCAAAAAATTGAACCTGTTAACTCAATTAAATACCGTGGTATAAAAGTTGACTcaaatctttcctttttatcccACTGTAAAGACTTAGCAATGAAACtaggattatttattttcagaatgtTAAATTTAATCCTAATGTGCTCTACCTAACTTctaaagtattaaaactatTGGGCTATATTCAATTTTCAAATTGTCAACTTGCCTGGAACCACCAACACAATAACCTGCctttaaatttcatcaatttcttttcCAAAAGTGCCAACACTCGTTATCACCTTCGTTCTAGTAGTAAGTTAAACCTGTCTATCTCTAAACACTGCGATCATAAATACGggtttaaatctataaaatatcaaagtattaaaacATGATTTGAGAGCTTTTAGTTCGTAAGAAACAACCTTCCTTAAGAACTAAAAGCTCTTAAATCATTCAACCTTTAAAACCAATAtattctactttttattaaaaaatatagttaatgtttataatttctataatcaatttttgttgtttttagtattgttattttttttttaatttttattaaatattttgttgtcaTTACTATTgcttattgctatttttataaatatttacattactaTTATAACCTATTTTTAActactattataattattattactattattattgttattattattatttttattattactattattattattatttttattattactattattattattattattattattatttttattattactattattattattataatgttgaTAGTTGATAGTTGGAAGAGCCGTGATAGGAACgattttattttggtttgaatagtttttcttttgttacctGGAACTTTTACTCATATTagttaaaaaacgttttgctaaatgtatatatatatatatatatatatatatatatatatatatatatatatattatatatatatatatatatatatatattatatatatatatatatatatatatatatatatatatatatatatatatatatatatatatatatatatatatatatatacattttgataccaaatttattatctaaggtcaactagaaaaaaaaatgcaattttaaaggTGGAGAAAATATATTGGTCATCTTAACAAAGATTCACAGGAAAGTGAATTCCAAAAAGTGAACTTTAAAACATAGCGCATAAAATATTCACAATTTACCGTCACATATGTCACATATACTTGTGCTTTTTATGTGATTGGTCACATATACTTGCGCTTTTTATGTGATTGGTCACATATACTTGTGCTTTTTATGTGATTGGTCACATATACTTGTGCTTTTTATGTGATTAATcacataagtaataaaaaatgtttattatatctcacttaatattaattaaattaaacaaaaatacccCGAAAAGTGTGTAACCCCACAAAAAAATGTGCGGGgattgagtttttaaaatactttaacttattaactagtaataaatttaaatccaTTAGCAGACACAATattcttttatacttttaaagttatattttttaaagttatttcacATGGTCATAAACTTTGAGCACTAAAAGATGATTagattaagtttaaaatctgtccataaatttaaatttagtttttgataatttatttaaaaacttattaactcattaaaataaaatttgagacAGGGGATctaaattttttggaaatttttgtttctaagttctaataactataatatttttgcaaatcattctcattttatatacaaatgaaCATACTTATATTTAGAGTCTTCACAATGCTAAGTACAGTTTctgaaatgtaaaataaacCTGTGGTTGCTCTGGGTTAatatagaaagttttaaaaattaaaaggaataaataaaaatgtatacaaaactTTCAACATAAAGTAAAAGACAtcctaatataatataatacaggTAAGTATTAGATCTGCTGTAACCTCTTCCTGGCTTATGTCAAGCTTCATCGACGTTGACTTTCCAATATCCTATTGTGtatgtaactaatttttttagtttttgcaactacctgcaaaaaataaaaaaaatttgattaacaTTTCTAcctaaaataaatgtatatagcCATCATCTAGCTCTCATTTATGGCTAAAAAGCTGCCCTATCAAGTTTCCATTCTTCAAAAAAACTcccaaaatttgtttttatttttcatcaacataaacaaaaagATGATCTATGGTTTTGGAATTACCAG containing:
- the LOC136080343 gene encoding uncharacterized protein LOC136080343, whose translation is MAGDNSGVQKRILDLNSLAMFVPCNNHSLSLVGVHATHMGIFEGICEITVKSHSDTRWSSKAAAVTAISTQLEEVLAALEMLRDASGETFDSRGDAELILSAIRRFEFVALLYFWSEILPSINRIQKRAKLQEKMDFSPIGLLTYTSSLGLESYKTLATALQIFITLPISVASCDRSFIKLKLIKSYLRSTMS